In one window of Pseudorasbora parva isolate DD20220531a chromosome 7, ASM2467924v1, whole genome shotgun sequence DNA:
- the irx2a gene encoding iroquois-class homeodomain protein IRX-2a, with the protein MLSETRLLLPATLHSPLPSTTNKRTLGDLHDGTLLIAPLLRFYLFSFISLSLRSAVKCADSIDQPVFCPPAFLYWRETVTMSYPQGYLYQPPGSLALYSCPLAAPRSEELARSSSGSAFSPYAGSAAFTASANGFSSPLSYSTDPATGFPSYMGSPYDAHTTGMAGAISYHPYGSPGYPYQLNDPAYRKNATRDATATLKAWLQEHRKNPYPTKGEKIMLAIITKMTLTQVSTWFANARRRLKKENKMTWAPRNKSEDEDEDDGDGERKDERPDKNMDNSEASAEDEGISLHVDALTDHSCSVESDGEKVTCRTGDLVCDSGPDTKDKCDASDLDTGREERQRGPSPKPVTSSPLTGVEAPLLTHHHREDARNSTNKTCLDGQNQTVKPKLWSLAEIATSDSKQHQHQQHLGQNCPPGVGLLTSTAPCASPAGAVYPATSILGRPLYYTSPFYSNYTNYGNFSPLQGQGILRYNSAGEGLLHKQSGDPLKTNPNQTEQHFRASNAESKKDPTEVFTVRPQSYLSS; encoded by the exons ATGCTCTCAGAAACTCGCCTGCTCCTTCCAGCAACTCTTCACTCTCCACTCCCGAGCACTACAAACAAACGGACGCTAGGGGATCTTCATGACGGCACTCTGCTGATCGCTCCTCTTTTgcgcttttatttattttcttttattagttTATCCCTGCGCTCGGCGGTTAAATGCGCTGATTCGATCGATCAGCCCGTTTTCTGCCCTCCTGCTTTCCTCTACTGGAGAGAAACTGTAACAATGTCCTATCCTCAGGGTTACCTCTACCAGCCCCCGGGCTCTCTGGCGCTGTACTCCTGTCCGCTGGCCGCCCCGAGGAGCGAGGAGCTGGCCCGGTCCTCGTCCGGTTCAGCGTTCAGCCCGTACGCCGGATCAGCTGCGTTCACAGCCTCGGCCAACGGATTCTCCAGCCCTCTGTCCTATTCAACAGATCCAGCCACGGGATTCCCGTCCTACATG GGGTCTCCGTATGACGCGCACACTACGGGGATGGCAGGAGCCATAAGTTACCACCCGTACGGGAGCCCCGGTTACCCGTACCAGCTGAACGATCCCGCTTATCGAAAAAATGCCACGCGGGATGCGACGGCGACGTTAAAAGCGTGGCTTCAGGAGCACAGGAAAAACCCTTATCCCACAAAAGGAGAGAAGATCATGCTGGCCATCATCACGAAAATGACCCTCACGCAAGTGTCCACCTGGTTCGCCAACGCCAGGAGAAGACTCAAGAaggagaacaaaatgacatggGCACCACGGAATAAAAGTGAAGATGAGGATGAGGACGACGGCGATGGAGAGAGAAAAGATGAGCGGCCGGATAAAAACATGGACAATAGTGAAGCGTCTGCGGAGGACGAAG GCATCAGTTTGCACGTCGACGCCCTGACAGATCACTCCTGCTCTGTGGAATCGGACGGAGAGAAGGTCACGTGTAGGACCGGAGACCTGGTTTGTGATTCTGGACCTGATACCAAGGACAAATGCGACGCGAGCGATCTCGACACGGGCCGAGAGGAAAGGCAAAGAGGCCCGTCACCCAAGCCGGTGACCTCTTCCCCTCTGACCGGGGTGGAGGCTCCTCTCTTGACCCATCATCACCGAGAGGACGCCCGAAACAGCACCAACAAAACATGCCTGGACGGTCAAAACCAAACCGTCAAACCTAAACTATGGTCATTAGCCGAGATCGCCACTTCAGACTCAAAGCAGCATCAGCATCAACAGCACTTGGGACAGAACTGTCCCCCGGGCGTTGGCCTTTTGACCTCCACGGCGCCCTGCGCGTCCCCTGCGGGCGCAGTCTACCCCGCCACCTCCATATTAGGAAGACCTCTTTATTACACCTCGCCGTTTTATAGTAATTACACAAACTATGGCAACTTCAGCCCGCTTCAGGGCCAAGGGATACTGCGCTATAATTCAGCTGGGGAGGGACTTCTGCACAAACAGAGCGGCGACCCCCTAAAGACTAATCCAAACCAGACCGAACAACATTTCAGGGCCTCCAATGCAGAATCCAAAAAAG ACCCCACCGAGGTTTTCACAGTAAGACCCCAGTCTTACCTGTCGAGTTAA